The genomic window ATCGTAACACGTGGGACAAAATGTAAcgatcatagatatatataatcTTACATAATAGATATTAAAAACAttttaaatttatatatatatatatatctctattAGCATTCTCAGGCACAATCAAACGGACTTTCTTCGGACTTACCTGGCCAAACAAAAATCATGCCTTCCATCCTCACCTTCCCCTTTCCCACTCCTCATCAGTCATCCCCAAAACCCGCGCATACCAGCGACGGCCGGATAACCTCCCGCCGGCCGCCGTCATGCCGCCGCCTCTCCAGGCCCACCGCCTCCTCATCTCCCACCGTCGCCTCCCCACTCCCGCTCGGCGCCGGTTCACCGCCGTGTCTTCCCTCCAATCCGCTCCCGCCACAACCTTGGCCCCGGGCCCCGCCACATCCTCCATCCTCTCCATCCGCGAGTCGCTCCTCTCCGGTGAGAGGACCGCGGCGGACATCACCTCCGAGTACCTCTCCCGCCTCCGCCGTACCGAGCCGAGCTTGCGCAGCTTCATCCACGTCGCGGACGCCGCCGCCGAGCGGGAGGCGGTGGAACTCGACCGGAGGATTGCCTCCGGGGAGAAGGATGCGGTGGGGCCGCTCTCTGGAGTGCTGGTGGGAGTGAAGGACAATCTATGCACCGCCAACATGCCCTCCACGGGCGGGTCGCGGATACTGGACGGGTACCGGCCGGCGTACGACGCCACGGCCGTGCGGCGGCTGCGGGAGGCCGGCGCTATTGTGGTGGGGAAGACGAACCTCGACGAATTCGGAATGGGGAGCACCACCGAGGGCTCCGCGTTTCAGGTTGGCGGACCAGATCCTCATATTTTTTAGACGGAGTTTGCTGAAGTTTGAGCATTGCCGATTGTGTTGACTCAGGTTGAAATATCACGTTAGTGTTAAACCTCACAAGCATGGTAAAGTTTTGTTTACACTTGCCGGTAGCTGTCAATGAAACAAAAATGTGGAGACATTGAATTGAAACGAAAATGTGGAGACATTTGTTTGTGAGGTTGCAGATTCTGTTCATGATCAGACCAGGTATGGTTTCAGGATCGTTAATGCTATCTTAATTCATGTAGGTGGCTAGTTGCATGTCACTATTGATGTTGAAATGTGGGGACTTCTTTTGGAGACGAACTGCAGTGCACCTGCAATCTTCGCTATCTCAACATATAGAGTATTCATGTGCTAAAAATGTAGACATGGGGTGATGTGATTATGACAGATATTGTTGGTGATATGCAGGTGACAACAAACCCGTGGGATGATTCACGTGTGCCTGGAGGATCCTCTGGTGGTTCCGCTTCTGCGGTATCTGCTAGGCAATGCGTAGTGTCACTAGGAAGCGACACAGGTGGAAGTGTGAGACAACCAGCGTCGTTTTGCGGTGTAGTGGGGTTGAAGCCAACTTATGGTCGGGTTTCTCGTTTTGGTCTCATGGCCTATGCTTCATCGCTGGATGTTGTGGGATGCTTTGGTTCATCAGCTTTTGACACTGCAACCATCTTATCTGTTGTTGCTGGCCATGACAAGATGGACTCAACCAGCAGTTCGCAGGTAAAGAAACCGAGGCTTCACCTTAAAAGTACATTTGTCTTTTGTCTCCCATTTCAACCAGTAGTATGTTTATTATCTGGTTGGGTTATAACCTTGgctggtacagttgcaagttgaACCGCATGTATAATTGCTAATTTGCTATTGTTGGCAAACATGTCTATGACCTCACACGTATTGTTTGTTTTGTTGGGCTTCACAGATTAGTTGTAGGCTTGGACTTCAGATTTCATTTCCATGTGATCATGTCATGTTTTGAGTTGGTTGTTAGTAATTGTATTAATATGGTTTCATAGGGATGACTTTTGCACTTTATTCTATCTaactgtttttttattagtaataAAGGCAGCACATGGGTTGTCTTCTTATGGTTGGAAAACAAATCATAGTATAGCATTCAGAAATGACTAAAAACAGATGTCAGAAGGATTATACTAGTCTGTCCCATACTCCCATTCTCATATATAGCGTTGATTTAATCCATTTACATCATTAAAACTATGTGGCAGTCTTGTATATTTGTTAACAACCCTTAACTTGATTTTTGTCCTTCTTCCGTTCTACTCCTCTGCAACTGGATCATGATCCATTAGCGATGGGGCATGCAGGAAGGCAGAACATTCAAGTTTTGGTTCATTGCTATTTGATCTCTTCTGTCAACTTTTCAGGTTGTTCCAGACTATGCATCGGAGTTGGTCTCCGTAGATTTACTAGAATCAAAACCATTAACTGGTGTGAGAATTGGGATTATACAAGAAACTCTTGGAGAAGGTGTTGCCAATGGAGTCATATCATCAATCAAGGGTGCTGCTTCACACCTGGAGCAGTTGGGATCTGTGGTGGAAGAGGTTTGTTACTTTCCACTGTCCCAAATAAATAGTTAAAAAAACATGTCTTTTCAACGGGATTCATGAAAGAAATGTTAACTGAACTTTTGTCTTCTATTGTATTTCAGGTTTCACTGCCTTCATTTTCTCTTGGCTTACCAGCATATTACATACTAGCCTCATCTGAAGCTTCTTCTAATCTATCACGCTACGATGGTATCAGGTGATCTTGCATTCTTGCTGTAGCTAAACCTTATTCTTTCCGCTGTATTTTCAATGTATCGGAGGATTTACACCGTGGAGTACTGTTTTCAGGTATGGAAGACAGGTTTCAGCTGATGACTTGAATGATCTTTATGGAGAGTCCCGGGCTAATGGTTTGGGTCATGAGGTACAATATTCTCAGTTACCAATATATCATACCATACTCCACTAGGATACTCATCAGTTGTCTTTTCAATATTTACTCATGATGTCTTTAGATGTAGTCATGTAGCTTAGCAAAGTGATCAATCTGATTAGGAACTGTCACATTGTGTAGTACTATGCATGTGTCCCATGTCATCGCAGCTTAGGGGTTAGTCATGCTATCCATAGATTTTGACTGACTTCTTttgcttttttatatttttatgataTTGTATAGGCACTAAATCTTGAGTATTACAATGAAAAAACAACAATTATATGCTCCACTCCATTTGCAAAGAAGATAAATTGCTAATTTAGAAAACATATCTGGTTCCTCGTTAAACAAAGCTTTTGAAATTAAAGACAGGTTTGGCTGTTGTGAATTGAGGCCACGCTTGCAAACTTCCGTTGTGGGGATGACAATACTGCCCCATGTAGGTCTGCCAGTTGTTGGCATGTCTTGTTAGTTACATTGTGCTAATTGGAATGTGACCATATATTTATGTATTATAGTATATATACGCACATAGTATGGTATTTTGATCTGCAGTATTGGATAGCGTTTGGATCTTTTGTATTTGAAATGCTTGTTTTCATTTTGAGTAACATGGTGAAACAATTTCGATCATTCTTTCCAGGTCAAAATGAGAATTTTGATGGGAACCTATGCTCTTTCTGCTGGGTACTATGATGCATACTACAAACGAGCACAACAGGTAATTGCAGAGCAGTGGCACCCAATTCAATAtttgtattttattattttatgaCACAGTTCATTGCCACCAAAAGTAGTAAAATACATGCATTGTAGTATGTGAGGACACTGAAACCTTCAAAGATGCTTTGGAAGATATGGCATTCAGTGTTTGTATTTGCTTGTCTTACTACTACGCAATTTGACACCACTGAAAGTACGTACTGAAGTACATGCACTGTAGTAGGTCAGGACACTGGTTAAGGAAAGCTTCAAAGATGCTTTGGAAAGATATGACATTCTAATTTCACCAGCCGCGCCATCAGCAGCCTACAAGATAGGTATGTTACAATCTGCTCATAAGTATGACCCCCTTCCCTGAtttatttaggattgatagctcaATTCTTTTTGGCAGGTGAAAAGATAAATGACCCATTAGCCATGTACGCAGGAGATATCATGACGGTATTTTAGATACTTTGTTGTCTTTTGTTGATTTCACTTTTCTCTTCTTTGGACTCTGTTCTGAAGTGCCTGCTGACATGAAATTCTCTTTGATATATGGTGCTCATTTTGTGACGTTTTACTCATGATAGAAATATGAAATGGTCGCAAATTTTATGACTTATGTAGGTCAATGTTAATTTGGCCGGGCTTCCTGCATTGGTTGTGCCTTGTGGATTTGTTGAAGGTGGACCTGCAGGGCTCCCAGTTGGACTTCAGATGATCGGATCTCAATTCTGTGAGGTAAAGTAGCGGTGTTGCTTACGTTTAGAACTGGAGACTGCTCCATGTTGTTTCAGGATCTACATAATTCTACTTTCGTTTCATGCATTGAATTCAGGCACAGCGAGTAGAGAATCCACGAGAATCCACTAGATAACTTCTGTCATTTTATCCAGGGGAATTTGCTGAGAGTAGGTCACATCTTTGAGCAGACTCTCCAGAATCTCAGCTTTGTTCCACCGTTGTTGGCTGAGAGCTAGTCAACATACCTTTGTTGGCAGAGAGCTAGTTTCAACACAGGGCCGCTCAACAAGCAATTACCTGAGGCCCTTCTGTTCATTGACTTCATTCCCATACGGAGGAAATTGGTACTACGCGTGTAGAAAATAGAATCTTTGCTCGTGGAGTTGCTGATAATTGTGAGAGCAACGACACCCATGTGGTGTACAAGCAAATTGCATACCGCACAGCATTTTACACACCGCCAGAATGATTGATGATTTTGTATCAACGTTTGTTTTTGTCAAGTGTCAAGTTTTGCATAGAAAATTTGTGTCCCTGACAGCGAGGCGAGTGTTGAAGCACCAATAGGAATGATCACCAATAAGCGGTTGTGGAATCCAATGAGAAACATAACAGAAAGCACAGTTCGTGTCAATTGGTATTCTGGGCATGGCGTCACATCCGGCAAGCTAGGAAGCGGAATCAAGCAAACATGAACGAATCGTATTTTCTGCTTCATCAACTCGTAACGCCGTAACGGCATGATACCAACGAATCGTATTTTCAGCTTCATCATCTCGTAACGGCTTGACACCAGATATACATCCCCATGGTCATACACGAAATATTCTAAACAACAATCTGTTATAAAATGCAGGTGCAAAAGCAAATACACCAGTCTGCAACTTCAGAATGCAGGTGCTGTGCGGCAAAACACCGCACACACCTATCTTGAataaatatataatataatacGGTACTAAAAGGAACATGACAGGAAATACGGTCCAATTGATTTTTCTACACCAGCTGCACATAACACCACATAACGCTCCGTAAAAGTTCCATGGCAATGTTTGGTTTCCAGATACAGATTATTGAGGGTCTTGGATGGCTAGACTCCAGACTACTCACTGAAACAAAATCTCCATCACTCTATAAACAGATACAATTCTGGAGCTCCAGTATCAACTTATTGTTTCTGCCACTGCAAGgaaaaggaatcaattaaaactTGGAAATGAAATAGACTAATTCCATGTCTGATGTGGAGCATTTGAAATGCAAACGAGGTCACTGCCTTAAGCAGGCAAATGGGGAGTGCCCATCTGCCAAAATCAAAGATATGGCTCCAGCAAGTCAAGTATACAAGATCTTACTAATAACCATGACAAAAACTCAGCCAGCAGGGAAGGTATATTGTTTGAAAGAAGAAACCAGAGTCTTCAAGTGACCGAGAAACAGCCCTGAACCCTGACAGTAGGACCCTATAGCGCCGCACCGTAACCTAGCCCGAACCCTAACAGTGCGGACCCTATAGCACCGCACTGTAACTTAGGCCAGTGGCCACAAGCTCACAACCGCCTGGTTCAGGCGCCCTGGCACAATCCCTAGGTAGGACCACCTCTCACACAGGCTGACTACCATAGGCCGGCACCCTGCCACCATTTTATGGGTTGCTGGCAAGGGAGTTTTTTTTTAACCatgcctgaaattcgctcccacggggagtcaaaCCTAGGCGCTGGAGGTGCTATTCAGGAGTCTAGCTATGAACCATTTCGCTTATTAACCATAACCACTTATATCCATTAGAAACTTCTGGATAAAGCAATGGAAACAAAAACTTGATTGCTATGACAAAAACTGATGTATACAGCTATGGCAAAAGTAATTGGTCTTATActcaaattcatttcttttatgGAAAATGGTCTATATTATATCAAGAGTCAAATCAAAGTAAATTAAAATATTTTTATAACTAGATTTCAGATCAGACCAAGGTGCAGACTGAATGCCCACTGGATCTGTGATACCAAGAGTATAAGTGGATTCTTATAACGAAATAGACTCGTGCCCACTAAAATTTTGGTACAATCAAACTAAGACATACTCCAAAGATCAAAACTGAACTGCTACTGAAAGTTCAAGAAGCAAGTTGCAGTATTAACATAGTACACAGGTGCTCATAACCCATACTTAAACTATATATATCCTGAGTCACACATGTAATCAATTGGGATTTATTATGCGCATAAAATCTATAGGTGCAACACTGGTGCTAACTTCCTTCCCAGCACTCCCTCCCTATATGGCAATATAGTATGGCTCCTCAAACTTATTCTCTATATGTCACTTGCAGCAATTTGATAAACTTAAAAGTTCAGTGTAAACATAACATTATTCAACAAGAAACTAATGCATATATAGGTATTAATTTTTTTAACCTTTTGCAATGAACACTAGATGCTGGAACTGTGCTGCTGCACGATGCTCTAAGTACCGCTGCTAGCTTGCAGTTAAGATAAATCGCTAATCTGTTGGAAGTACCCTATCACTTACGTTAATTGCCAATGGCCAATCTTCAACATTTTAAGATAAAATGCTAATCTATTTATAGTTACTGATTTAATAATACATGTCATCCTCATTTCTAGCACAAAGATCCTGATCAATCTAGACGTGCACTTAATGATAGGAAGCTCAGCATATCTTAATTGCCAATGGGCAATCACCACTTACATCAGACACATTATTATCAGGTGAAGGTCTTGTTTGCTAACATCCTAAAGAGTTAGTCCACTCTCTCTACAAATGAAATGCATTAGCAATATCATAGGCATGACTAAATCAATCATGTGTTTGTGATTACCATGCCTTGTTTACATGAACACACAGATCTATAGAGTTCAAATAAATTAACTCAAGCAGGAATACTTGCAAGTGTACTGTGCTGTTTTCAACCTTTCTATAAACGTGATGTAAAATGAAACAAAAAGCATGAAAAAATATCAGCAATGTGATTGTGATTAGCATATCTTGTTGAAATCAATCAACAGCTACTTTCTAGTTAGATCGGTTATCACAAGCAAGAATACTTTTGGACCTTATGTGAAATTTAGGGAAGGTACCTTGGATCCATCTAAAAAAGTAAAAATTAATCGCAATGCCCAACTGATACTGGTACAATCAAAGGGACTACAGCAGCATTATTCACGGAACGAAAGAAACCACCGCACCAGACACATATCGTGCAAGTTTTCTGATCCCAGATGCAGAATAAGAGGACAatgtgttgatgaatgatactacgCACCGTTTGAATGATTGGATGACCATGGAAGGAGTGATCAGAAGATGATGTCGTCGTCCTTCTTCCCACCAGCAACCAGCAGATTTGCCGCAGCCCCCACGGAGATGCCCCTCTTGAGCGCGAGATCCTCGGCGAGCTGTTCCTCCGCGAACAGCTTGGCGGCGACCATCTGGCGCTCGATCTCCCTCTTCTTGTAGCCCTGGATCTTCTTGAGCCTGAAGAAGTCCTCGCGCTCGAGCTCGtcaagctcccccttgatgtagaTGATGGTGTTCTCGATCCTGGGCTTGACGACGTTCTCGAGCGCGTTGACGCGGCGGTTGGTGGTCTTGATGGCCTCGTCGAGCGTGAGGAAGGAGGTCTGCAGCGAGGCGAGCTCGACGAGCACCTCGATGGCCTTGACGTGCGCGGCGCGGCAGGCGGCGACCTGCTGCCCGCCGCGGGCCAGGCCCGTGAGGCTCGGGGACGCGTTGGAGGGGCCCCCGGAGGCCGCGGCGGGGTCGACGAAGTGGGTGAACTTGGGGAGCTTGACCCCGGCCACGTTCTCCTGGTGGGACCGGACGCGGACGGACGCGGCGCGGACGGACTGGAGGACGACGTGGCGGACGCCGTCGCCGGCGACGTACTTGGCCTCGGCTAGGGAGAAGGAGGAGGCGCG from Miscanthus floridulus cultivar M001 chromosome 11, ASM1932011v1, whole genome shotgun sequence includes these protein-coding regions:
- the LOC136492574 gene encoding glutamyl-tRNA(Gln) amidotransferase subunit A, chloroplastic/mitochondrial isoform X1, with product MPPPLQAHRLLISHRRLPTPARRRFTAVSSLQSAPATTLAPGPATSSILSIRESLLSGERTAADITSEYLSRLRRTEPSLRSFIHVADAAAEREAVELDRRIASGEKDAVGPLSGVLVGVKDNLCTANMPSTGGSRILDGYRPAYDATAVRRLREAGAIVVGKTNLDEFGMGSTTEGSAFQVTTNPWDDSRVPGGSSGGSASAVSARQCVVSLGSDTGGSVRQPASFCGVVGLKPTYGRVSRFGLMAYASSLDVVGCFGSSAFDTATILSVVAGHDKMDSTSSSQVVPDYASELVSVDLLESKPLTGVRIGIIQETLGEGVANGVISSIKGAASHLEQLGSVVEEVSLPSFSLGLPAYYILASSEASSNLSRYDGIRYGRQVSADDLNDLYGESRANGLGHEVKMRILMGTYALSAGYYDAYYKRAQQVRTLVKESFKDALERYDILISPAAPSAAYKIGEKINDPLAMYAGDIMTVNVNLAGLPALVVPCGFVEGGPAGLPVGLQMIGSQFCEGNLLRVGHIFEQTLQNLSFVPPLLAES
- the LOC136492574 gene encoding glutamyl-tRNA(Gln) amidotransferase subunit A, chloroplastic/mitochondrial isoform X2, with the protein product MPPPLQAHRLLISHRRLPTPARRRFTAVSSLQSAPATTLAPGPATSSILSIRESLLSGERTAADITSEYLSRLRRTEPSLRSFIHVADAAAEREAVELDRRIASGEKDAVGPLSGVLVGVKDNLCTANMPSTGGSRILDGYRPAYDATAVRRLREAGAIVVGKTNLDEFGMGSTTEGSAFQVTTNPWDDSRVPGGSSGGSASAVSARQCVVSLGSDTGGSVRQPASFCGVVGLKPTYGRVSRFGLMAYASSLDVVGCFGSSAFDTATILSVVAGHDKMDSTSSSQVVPDYASELVSVDLLESKPLTGVRIGIIQETLGEGVANGVISSIKGAASHLEQLGSVVEEVSLPSFSLGLPAYYILASSEASSNLSRYDGIRYGRQVSADDLNDLYGESRANGLGHEVKMRILMGTYALSAGYYDAYYKRAQQVRTLVKESFKDALERYDILISPAAPSAAYKIGEKINDPLAMYAGDIMTVNVNLAGLPALVVPCGFVEGGPAGLPVGLQMIGSQFCEAQRVENPRESTR
- the LOC136492575 gene encoding V-type proton ATPase subunit D-like, encoding MAGQNQRLNVVPTVTMLGAMKARLVGATRGHALLKKKSDALTVQFRAILKKIVAAKESMGETMRASSFSLAEAKYVAGDGVRHVVLQSVRAASVRVRSHQENVAGVKLPKFTHFVDPAAASGGPSNASPSLTGLARGGQQVAACRAAHVKAIEVLVELASLQTSFLTLDEAIKTTNRRVNALENVVKPRIENTIIYIKGELDELEREDFFRLKKIQGYKKREIERQMVAAKLFAEEQLAEDLALKRGISVGAAANLLVAGGKKDDDIIF